A genomic window from Scophthalmus maximus strain ysfricsl-2021 chromosome 17, ASM2237912v1, whole genome shotgun sequence includes:
- the atf4b gene encoding activating transcription factor 4b produces MTTMMTNSQFGLEDMEALLWAPSSPMADALESLFFHPDQEEHQEGGGTSLQGDTSPVSPLTSSSLSSSSSPPPFYSPPPSPPAVLLRGDKAGNEPDLLSLPWLDYPDQLRCSQMVSDDGKEDMLGDLDWMTERVDLSLGFDLESLIGSCGPTEESPSSTEDLLASLDCPMELDSLPGPSLSTPVLSSLASPSLPSIPPTSCPTPCEDASVIMVNDSESYIDEQEAPSPPLCVPEPQEELEIKSEPSSPDPSSPLVESPSSPVYTLDLGSEVDVSESEIKPVLAAVVPQIPRFVFSRIVLVLAPKNEVGITSTTVTTTPDAILLSPAASPPASPPQMSSRSRPYPEPNYTANPPSPCSTSVKVKSPRGAGGDERIVLKAPKEKKLKKMEQNKTAATRYRQKKRVEHESLTSEYSLLERKNIELTEKAESMAREIEYLKELMVEVRQARMTKGLSPDP; encoded by the exons ATGACCACGATGATGACAAACTCACAGTTTGGCCTGGAAGACATGGAGGCCCTTCTCTGGGCGCCTTCCTCTCCCATGGCTGATGCCTTGGAATCCCTTTTCTTTCACCCTGACCAAGAAGAACATCAGGAAGGAGGGGGGACCTCACTGCAGGGGGACACTTCACCGGTTTCGCCCCTCACCTCCTCGTcactgtcttcttcctcctctcctcctcccttctactctcctcctccctcgccacCGGCCGTCCTCCTCCGTGGGGACAAAGCTGGGAACGAGCCTGacctgctctccctcccctgGTTGGACTACCCTGATCAGCTGAGATGTAGCCAAATGGTCTCAGATGACGGGAAAG AGGACATGCTTGGTGACCTGGACTGGATGACGGAGAGGGTTGATTTGAGTTTGGGGTTTGACCTGGAATCTCTGATTGGATCCTGTGGTCCTACTGAAGAGTCCCCCAGCTCTACAGAAGACCTCCTGGCCTCCCTAGATTGCCCAATGGAGCTTGACTCCCTCCCAGGGCCCTCTCTCTCAACGCCCGTGCTCTCGAGTCttgcctctccttctcttccaaGTATTCCTCCCACTTCCTGCCCCACGCCCTGTGAAGATGCTTCAGTCATTATGGTGAATGACTCAGAGTCCTATATTGATGAGCAGGaggccccctcccctcccctgtgtGTCCCAGAGCCACAAGAGGAGCTTGAAATCAAATCGGAGCCCTCTTCTCCTGACCCATCCTCCCCCTTGGTTgaatctccctcctccccagtCTACACCCTGGACCTGGGCAGTGAAGTGGATGTCTCAGAGAGTGAAATAAAGCCAGTGTTGGCTGCTGTGGTCCCTCAGATCCCAAGGTTCGTATTCTCCCGTATTGTCCTCGTGCTGGCTCCCAAAAATGAGGTTGGGATCACCTCCACTACTGTAACCACCACACCAGACGCCATTCTGTTGTCCCCTGCTGCCTCCCCCCCAGCCTCGCCTCCACAAATGTCCTCTCGAAGCAGACCATACCCCGAGCCCAATTACACAGCCAATCCACCCTCCCCCTGTTCCACCAGTGTCAAAGTCAAGTCCCCCCGGGGCGCAGGTGGTGATGAAAGGATAGTTTTGAAGGCGCCAAAGGAGAAGAAACTGAAGAAGATGGAGCAGAATAAGACGGCTGCAACACGTTacaggcagaagaagagggTCGAGCATGAATCGCTTACTTCAGAGTATTCACTTCTAGAGAGGAAGAATATTGAGCTGACGGAGAAGGCTGAATCCATGGCCCGGGAGATTGAGTACCTCAAAGAGCTGATGGTGGAGGTCCGCCAGGCCAGGATGACAAAAGGTCTCAGTCCCGACCCCTAG